From one Trachemys scripta elegans isolate TJP31775 chromosome 14, CAS_Tse_1.0, whole genome shotgun sequence genomic stretch:
- the NPTX1 gene encoding neuronal pentraxin-1: protein MPAGAPCSLFFASVLLLRACAQSFGQTRFICTSVPVDMDMCTSSLPSSGTAEELQTTVLQLRETVLQQRETIMNHKETIRELTTKLGRCESQSLPEAGPSESKTGGGSSRKQPGSSKNTMGDLSRAPAAETLSQLGQTLQSLKTRLENLEQFSRINSSGQTNHLKDILQNKIDDLEKQVLSRVNSLEEGKLNPKNESEERSKIESTLTSLHQRISDLEKGQKDNRPTDKFQLTFPLRTNYMYAKVKKSLPEMYAFSVGMWIKSNASPGVGTPFSYAVPGQANELVLIEWGNNPMEILINDKVAKLPFVINDGKWHHICITWTTRDGVWEAYQDGTQGGHGENLAPYHPIKPQGVLVLGQEQDTLGGGFDATQAFVGELAHFNIWDRKLSPGEIYNLATCSTKAPAGNVIAWSETNIDIYGGATKWTFEACRQLN from the exons ATGCCTGCGGGGGCCCCGTGCAGCCTTTTCTTCGCCTCTGTCCTCTTGCTGAGGGCATGCGCCCAGAGCTTCGGCCAGACGCGCTTCATCTGCACCTCGGTGCCGGTGGATATGGACATGTGcacctcctccctgccgagcAGCGGCACCGCCGAGGAGCTGCAGACCACCGTCCTGCAGCTCCGGGAGACAGTGCTCCAGCAAAGGGAGACCATCATGAACCACAAAGAGACCATCCGGGAGCTGACCACCAAGCTGGGCCGGTGTGAGAGCCAGAGCCTGCCGGAGGCGGGCCCCAGCGAGTCCAAGACGGGCGGGGGATCCAGCCGCAAACAGCCCGGCTCGTCCAAAAACACCATGGGGGATCTGTCCCGGGCGCCAGCGGCTGAGACCTTGAGCCAACTTGGGCAAACTTTGCAGTCACTTAAGACAAGGCTAGAAAACCTAGAG CAGTTTAGTAGGATCAACTCGTCAGGCCAGACCAACCACCTGAAGGATATACTCCAGAATAAAATAGATGACTTGGAGAAGCAAGTTCTGTCCAGAGTGAATAGCCTGGAGGAAGGAAAGTTAAATCCCAAGAACGAGTCCGAGGAAAGAAGCAAAATCGAGAGCACGCTAACTTCCCTGCACCAGAGGATCAGTGACTTGGAGAAAG GGCAGAAAGACAACCGTCCCACCGACAAGTTCCAGCTGACCTTCCCGCTGCGGACGAACTACATGTACGCCAAGGTGAAGAAGAGCCTTCCCGAGATGTACGCCTTCTCCGTGGGCATGTGGATCAAGTCCAACGCCTCGCCCGGGGTGGGGACGCCCTTCTCCTACGCGGTGCCGGGCCAGGCCAACGAGCTGGTGCTCATCGAGTGGGGCAACAACCCCATGGAGATCCTCATTAACGACAAG gtcgcTAAGCTCCCGTTCGTCATTAACGATGGGAAGTGGCACCATATCTGCATCACCTGGACCACGCGGGACGGCGTGTGGGAGGCCTACCAGGACGGCACGCAGGGGGGCCACGGAGAGAACCTGGCTCCCTATCACCCCATCAAACCGCAGGGGGTCCTGGTCCTGGGTCAGGAGCAG GACACCCTGGGCGGGGGGTTTGACGCCACCCAAGCGTTCGTGGGCGAACTGGCCCATTTCAACATCTGGGACCGGAAGCTCAGCCCCGGGGAGATCTACAACCTGGCCACGTGCAGCACCAAAGCCCCCGCCGGCAACGTCATCGCCTGGTCCGAGACCAACATCGACATCTACGGGGGAGCCACCAAGTGGACTTTCGAAGCTTGCCGCCAGCTCAACTAG